In a single window of the Rhopalosiphum padi isolate XX-2018 chromosome 1, ASM2088224v1, whole genome shotgun sequence genome:
- the LOC132932166 gene encoding uncharacterized protein LOC132932166: MRRQLFWSGCLLALTAAAALTAAAPQTAAPAEPSDEDVVTYDQRQNGTENVRISLSDLKVVLAPADGLFQIMSMAGAQLLNSEFAGAASEHRPTEVECTGFKCNNRHRQAAKKNRFKLSSLIGPLLNNQVQKKIEEKESISLNNNANY; encoded by the exons ATGCGCCGACAATTGTTCTGGAGCGGTTGCCTGTTGGCGCTGACCGCCGCCGCGGCATTGACGGCCGCTGCCCCGCAGACCGCGGCTCCCGCCGAACCGTCCGACGAGGACGTGGTGACGTACGACCAGCGGCAGAACGGCACGGAGAACGTGCGGATCAGCCTGAGCGATCTCAAAGTGGTGCTGGCCCCGGCCGACGGGCTGTTCCAGATAATGTCCATGGCCGGCGCGCAGTTGCTCAACTCGGAGTTTGCCGGCGCCGCGTCCGAACACCGCCCGACAGAAGTCGAGTGCACCGGGTTCAAGTGCAACAACCGGCACAGGCAGGCCGCCAAGAA gaatcGATTCAAACTATCAAGTCTTATAGGACCATTGTTAAACAACCAAGTTCAAAAGAAAATTGAAGAAAAAGAAAGTATTAGTCTCAACAACAATGCTAATTATTAA